One Parachlamydia sp. AcF125 DNA segment encodes these proteins:
- a CDS encoding AI-2E family transporter, which yields MWYTSSFIRYAVKVILGLLILFLSVQLLPFFYPIVQFIASFFSPLILGVVLYYMFRPLVRFMIAHHIPFALAMCTVFVILGGIVASIATFVVPTIITSLQQMAVSPAQKLEEAKDATLNFISIFNLNMYSYEEIKSLLTHLLEKTQQFIFSNTYLILTTITHLASIFVVTPFCLFYLLKDDQKFYGWTMQMIPSTYQPRCKKIFYQLDKTLLNFFNGQVLVALVVSLMAFVGLSIIQVDNLIFMASLTFLLSLIPYLGTLIAIIPPTLVGLTSSYLMGASTAAVMISIHVLEANLITPHVMMKRLDVHPLTLILLIVASFSLFGVTGPLWITPLYVFLREIYIQFSQVLNPKENEKN from the coding sequence ATGTGGTACACTTCCTCTTTTATCAGATATGCTGTAAAAGTCATTTTAGGGTTACTTATCCTCTTTCTGAGCGTTCAGCTATTGCCTTTTTTTTATCCGATTGTTCAATTTATCGCCTCTTTCTTTAGCCCCCTCATTTTAGGAGTTGTGCTTTACTACATGTTTAGACCGCTTGTACGGTTCATGATAGCCCACCATATTCCTTTCGCTCTTGCAATGTGCACCGTATTTGTTATTTTAGGAGGGATTGTTGCGAGCATTGCCACTTTTGTTGTTCCCACCATTATCACCTCTCTTCAGCAAATGGCCGTTTCGCCTGCCCAAAAATTAGAAGAAGCTAAAGATGCTACGCTGAATTTTATCAGTATTTTCAATTTGAATATGTATTCATATGAGGAAATTAAATCGCTCCTCACCCACCTCTTAGAAAAGACACAGCAATTTATTTTTTCGAATACTTATCTCATCCTGACTACGATTACCCACCTCGCTTCTATTTTTGTCGTCACCCCCTTTTGTCTTTTTTATCTCCTAAAAGATGATCAAAAATTTTATGGGTGGACAATGCAAATGATCCCCTCAACTTATCAACCGAGGTGTAAAAAGATTTTTTATCAGTTAGATAAAACTCTTTTAAATTTTTTTAATGGGCAAGTTCTTGTAGCTTTGGTTGTCTCTTTGATGGCATTCGTAGGTTTATCCATCATCCAGGTAGATAATCTTATTTTTATGGCATCGTTAACCTTTTTATTAAGCTTAATTCCTTATTTAGGCACCCTTATCGCTATTATTCCTCCTACTCTCGTCGGCTTAACGTCTAGCTATTTAATGGGCGCGAGCACTGCTGCAGTAATGATTTCTATTCACGTCCTTGAAGCCAACTTGATAACCCCCCATGTCATGATGAAACGTCTAGACGTTCATCCTCTCACCCTTATTTTATTAATAGTGGCCAGCTTCTCCCTATTTGGAGTTACAGGGCCTCTGTGGATAACCCCTCTATATGTATTTTTGAGAGAGATCTACATTCAGTTTTCTCAAGTTTTAAATCCCAAAGAAAATGAGAAAAATTAA
- a CDS encoding CsbD family protein, which translates to MNKDILQGQWKQIVGKIKEKWGKFTEDELTKINGRRDILIGKLQEKYGMAKERAEKEVHDLEESFSRLQEENESRSSDSLKRQF; encoded by the coding sequence ATTAATAAAGATATCCTTCAAGGGCAATGGAAGCAAATTGTAGGAAAAATCAAAGAAAAATGGGGAAAATTCACGGAGGATGAATTAACAAAAATCAATGGCCGTCGTGACATACTTATAGGAAAGCTACAAGAAAAATATGGAATGGCAAAAGAAAGAGCAGAAAAAGAAGTTCACGATCTAGAAGAATCCTTTAGTCGTTTACAGGAAGAAAATGAAAGTCGTTCTTCTGATTCGTTAAAACGTCAATTCTAA
- a CDS encoding BON domain-containing protein, giving the protein MKSKLLILPLLSLVLVACEQQVSKPPPKPPVQNNETILDNRTADTHRNGREPPYPKSTREADNTARNLRDRNGGTLTPFDQPESEADRTILQNIRKALVGDRDLSTYAKNIKIISVNGVVTLRGPVKSVAEKEAIERIVSRIPGVKQVDNQLEVLQESER; this is encoded by the coding sequence ATGAAATCTAAATTACTTATTCTTCCCCTTCTTTCATTGGTGTTAGTGGCATGTGAACAACAAGTTAGCAAGCCTCCTCCTAAGCCGCCTGTCCAGAATAATGAGACAATATTAGACAATCGGACGGCAGATACACATCGCAATGGACGAGAACCTCCCTACCCAAAATCGACAAGGGAGGCTGACAATACAGCCCGTAATTTGCGCGATCGAAATGGTGGCACTTTGACCCCTTTTGATCAGCCAGAAAGCGAAGCTGATCGTACAATTTTGCAAAACATTCGCAAAGCGTTAGTTGGAGACCGTGATTTGTCTACCTATGCAAAAAATATTAAGATTATAAGCGTGAACGGGGTGGTAACCTTACGAGGCCCTGTAAAGAGTGTGGCTGAGAAAGAAGCCATTGAGAGAATTGTTTCACGGATTCCTGGAGTTAAACAAGTAGATAATCAGCTTGAAGTACTTCAAGAGAGTGAAAGATAA
- a CDS encoding ferritin-like domain-containing protein, with protein sequence MVQNAFYKLFLKEISDLYSAEKQLVEALPKMAQAATTPELKEAFEHHLSETENQVARLENIFSMLNENPLKEKCEAMEGLIMEANKVIQNETPSVVKDAALIGAAQRVEHYEIAGYGVAKTFAIQLELYEIAELLKETLAEEGNADKHLTMIAEGGFFTAGINKRAKDIS encoded by the coding sequence ATGGTTCAAAATGCATTTTATAAGCTGTTTTTAAAAGAAATAAGCGATTTGTATAGTGCAGAAAAACAATTGGTGGAAGCATTGCCGAAAATGGCGCAAGCTGCCACCACTCCAGAGTTAAAGGAAGCTTTTGAGCATCACTTAAGTGAAACGGAAAATCAAGTGGCAAGGCTGGAAAATATTTTTTCCATGTTGAATGAGAACCCTTTAAAAGAAAAGTGTGAAGCGATGGAAGGGTTAATTATGGAGGCCAATAAAGTCATTCAAAATGAAACTCCCTCGGTCGTAAAGGATGCTGCCTTAATTGGGGCGGCCCAAAGGGTTGAGCACTATGAGATTGCAGGGTATGGGGTTGCTAAAACTTTTGCAATCCAGCTAGAGCTGTATGAAATTGCTGAGCTGCTTAAAGAAACTTTAGCGGAAGAAGGAAATGCAGATAAGCATTTAACCATGATTGCTGAAGGAGGTTTTTTTACGGCAGGCATTAATAAGCGCGCAAAAGATATTTCATAA
- a CDS encoding UvrD-helicase domain-containing protein — MFDVLDRHLNIHQHHVLEASAGTGKTFSIENIIVRLLVESPPVSIQEILVVTFTRASTHDLKVRIRENLEKARLFLHSLLHPSYADLQEAPDYLKAFQEASEEEIRTAKKRLEYALFEYDQAQIFTIHSFCLRTLRTYFFEGDLSLHALAEKETLSHAEIIHIIRNFFRTELKPHIYGQVHFQFLLKHYDHSIEKLENELAKVITQGIPLASSPSFEEQFELFKNAMLLLKKEGFCSHLILKDFYVLAPLYKGMMDRQKRVKPEILSKIQCFATLFDQEDWSLQDYEKIIEDQLFLVKAFDPSALTQKALSTQMPALTLPNLCSLLKQHLEPLVQPLSTFAKLAYDCQKFLKYYQQQEEKFRFDDLLHNMLQALQDQAFAENIRSQYKAALIDEFQDTDPVQWKIFETLFLHEDYTGYLYLVGDPKQSIYAFRQADIYTYLSAAQAIGNEHRVSLATNYRSHPLLVQGLNTLFSQANTPDLIFLPKWQKTLNYQQVQAADKIFDKRLTDEMGAIHFILSAQEKPSLDSLEENVYFPFITQEIHRLCQQSVFKYQDFAVLVADRYQAQRLSDYLKKMNIPSLTQRQSNLADSPAVQYWQELLYGILYARHSSSLKIALGGKIFGWNHEEILKLEDPFFYEKTLSEIYFLRKKLLKEGFIAFYQALMHHPLFQNKQALIEKILQQENGSDFLEELSQIAELLIQKQHETHCPPEGLIAFLDEFPLLKLNDDKRLYKQADMHQQAVQILTLHSSKGLEFEIVFVLGLIKKNQVPSQLIPQFKSSSQPNLELVFDVQDPRYIDYCQELDAEKMRQLYVAFTRAKYRLYVAATSNYERKVAYGCASAMEIFLAKLGRAACSYEELYQRIHARPSQALIPFIKSLSSSISITYTETSALVSSPVQNKIASPILIPPPQIHIASEMTAISSFSQISKQMDQITPEWVESPPHDFEALNKNPHTLPAGNKTGLLLHELLEKFSFEKAHDIHCSADLSAWISPFVQHTEFQAWEQVLAEILMRALKMPLPFKDSCFSLAEVHPSKIFREIEFLYPCEKELLDPNIPKGYLKGIIDLMFEHAGKFYIIDWKSNWLGPNLEAYSPTSLQKAMQTHHYHLQSTIYVESLKRYLQLFNQFNFERDFGGIYYLFLRGLHSENNQFFGCYALPEGNFTC; from the coding sequence ATGTTTGATGTCTTAGATAGACACCTTAATATCCATCAACATCATGTTTTAGAAGCCTCAGCAGGAACGGGTAAAACATTTTCTATTGAAAACATTATTGTGCGCCTTCTTGTGGAAAGCCCGCCTGTAAGTATTCAAGAAATTCTTGTGGTAACCTTTACCCGAGCTTCTACTCATGATCTAAAGGTACGTATACGAGAGAACCTTGAAAAAGCTCGACTGTTTCTGCACAGCTTGCTTCATCCTTCCTATGCAGACTTACAGGAAGCTCCAGATTATTTAAAAGCCTTTCAAGAAGCAAGCGAAGAAGAAATCAGAACGGCAAAAAAACGTTTAGAGTACGCCCTTTTTGAATACGATCAAGCGCAAATTTTTACGATTCATTCCTTCTGTTTGAGAACGCTTCGCACTTATTTTTTCGAAGGAGATTTGTCTTTACATGCTCTGGCAGAAAAAGAAACTCTTTCCCACGCTGAAATTATCCACATTATCCGCAATTTTTTCCGCACGGAGCTTAAGCCTCATATTTACGGCCAGGTACATTTTCAATTTTTGCTTAAACATTATGATCACTCGATTGAAAAATTAGAAAATGAGCTCGCTAAAGTGATAACACAGGGGATTCCTTTAGCCTCCTCCCCAAGTTTTGAAGAGCAATTTGAATTGTTTAAAAATGCTATGCTCCTTCTAAAAAAGGAAGGATTTTGCTCTCATTTAATTTTAAAGGATTTTTATGTGTTAGCTCCCCTTTATAAAGGGATGATGGACAGGCAAAAAAGGGTAAAACCTGAGATCCTTTCTAAAATCCAATGCTTTGCCACGCTTTTCGACCAAGAAGACTGGTCTCTGCAAGATTATGAAAAAATCATTGAAGATCAATTATTCTTAGTTAAAGCATTCGATCCTTCCGCCTTAACCCAAAAAGCGCTTTCCACACAGATGCCTGCCTTAACCTTACCCAATTTGTGCTCCTTGCTTAAACAACACCTAGAGCCTCTCGTTCAACCTTTAAGTACATTTGCCAAACTCGCCTATGATTGTCAAAAATTCCTGAAATATTACCAACAACAAGAAGAGAAATTCAGGTTCGATGACTTGCTGCATAACATGTTACAGGCCTTGCAAGATCAGGCCTTTGCAGAAAATATCCGCAGCCAATATAAGGCTGCTTTAATTGATGAATTTCAGGATACCGATCCGGTTCAATGGAAAATTTTTGAAACCCTTTTTCTCCATGAAGATTATACGGGCTATCTCTATCTGGTCGGAGATCCTAAACAATCCATCTATGCGTTTAGACAAGCTGATATTTATACCTATCTTTCAGCAGCTCAAGCAATTGGAAATGAACATCGAGTTTCACTGGCCACCAATTACCGGTCCCATCCTTTATTAGTCCAAGGACTTAATACCCTTTTTTCTCAAGCAAACACTCCTGACTTGATTTTTTTGCCAAAATGGCAAAAAACATTAAATTACCAACAGGTGCAAGCTGCGGACAAGATTTTTGATAAAAGGCTGACAGATGAAATGGGAGCCATCCATTTTATTTTAAGCGCTCAGGAAAAGCCTTCTCTAGATAGCTTGGAAGAGAATGTTTATTTTCCTTTTATTACCCAGGAGATCCACAGACTCTGCCAACAAAGTGTCTTTAAATACCAAGATTTTGCAGTACTTGTTGCTGACCGTTATCAGGCTCAGCGTCTATCTGACTATTTAAAAAAAATGAACATCCCCTCTTTGACACAAAGGCAGAGCAACCTCGCAGACTCTCCAGCAGTTCAATACTGGCAAGAGCTATTGTATGGCATTTTATACGCCCGGCACAGCAGCTCGCTAAAGATAGCTTTAGGTGGAAAGATCTTCGGATGGAACCATGAGGAGATTCTTAAGCTAGAAGATCCCTTTTTCTATGAAAAAACGTTATCGGAAATCTATTTTCTACGCAAAAAACTTCTCAAAGAAGGGTTTATAGCTTTTTATCAAGCCCTGATGCATCACCCTCTCTTTCAAAATAAGCAGGCACTCATCGAAAAAATTTTACAACAAGAAAATGGGTCCGACTTTTTAGAGGAGCTCAGCCAAATTGCAGAACTCCTTATTCAAAAACAGCATGAAACCCACTGCCCTCCTGAAGGTTTAATCGCTTTTCTAGATGAGTTTCCCCTCTTAAAACTTAACGACGACAAAAGGCTTTACAAACAAGCCGATATGCATCAACAAGCTGTCCAAATTCTCACTTTGCATTCTAGTAAAGGACTGGAATTCGAAATTGTCTTTGTCCTCGGTTTAATTAAAAAAAACCAAGTTCCCTCTCAGTTGATCCCCCAATTTAAATCCTCTTCACAACCGAATTTGGAGCTGGTTTTTGATGTTCAAGATCCCCGTTATATAGACTATTGCCAAGAATTAGATGCAGAGAAAATGCGCCAGTTATATGTAGCTTTTACGCGCGCTAAATACCGCTTATACGTGGCAGCCACAAGCAATTATGAACGAAAAGTCGCTTATGGCTGTGCTTCTGCTATGGAAATTTTCCTAGCAAAGCTAGGGCGCGCTGCCTGTTCGTATGAAGAGTTATACCAAAGGATTCATGCGAGGCCCTCTCAAGCTCTAATTCCTTTTATCAAATCATTAAGCAGCTCTATTTCAATAACTTATACTGAAACAAGTGCATTAGTTTCTTCTCCTGTTCAAAATAAAATCGCGTCCCCTATACTTATACCTCCTCCACAGATTCACATTGCTTCTGAAATGACGGCCATTTCGTCTTTTTCCCAAATCTCTAAACAAATGGACCAAATCACCCCTGAATGGGTTGAGTCCCCTCCCCATGACTTTGAGGCCTTGAACAAAAACCCTCATACCCTTCCTGCAGGAAATAAAACCGGCCTTCTCCTACACGAACTCTTAGAAAAATTTTCATTTGAAAAAGCACACGATATCCACTGTTCGGCAGATTTATCAGCTTGGATCTCACCTTTTGTTCAGCATACGGAATTTCAAGCTTGGGAACAGGTTTTAGCGGAAATTTTAATGAGAGCTTTAAAAATGCCTCTACCGTTTAAAGATTCTTGCTTTTCCCTAGCTGAGGTTCACCCTTCTAAAATATTTAGAGAGATCGAGTTTCTTTATCCTTGCGAAAAAGAGTTGTTAGATCCAAATATTCCTAAAGGTTATCTCAAAGGTATCATCGACTTAATGTTTGAGCATGCTGGCAAATTTTATATTATAGACTGGAAATCAAACTGGTTAGGGCCTAACTTAGAAGCTTATTCGCCAACCTCTTTACAAAAAGCCATGCAAACCCACCATTACCACCTACAAAGTACTATTTATGTAGAATCCTTAAAGCGCTACCTTCAGCTGTTCAATCAATTCAATTTTGAAAGGGATTTCGGAGGGATCTACTACTTATTTCTTAGAGGACTGCATAGCGAAAATAATCAATTCTTTGGCTGTTATGCCTTACCAGAAGGAAATTTTACATGCTAA
- a CDS encoding exodeoxyribonuclease V subunit gamma gives MFHQPEHRVFFSNQAELLIHPLKQQLIEGQPFCQRLIIVPSPAMKSWIMFKMAEEFGIAMGFEILYLDQGIQRLYHLLASNQPPAKHPSSFELTLALEVEIRQALMNYSSLSCEEVKLWKPLFNYLKFDPSLNFLPQKGEKRLIALVEKLASLFLEYGISGGEALALWEQAPSSCWQAYLWKRLFKEGNSYNWTYPYQFLTRAAIPEAPTDQLQVHLFAMSYLPRLYQNFFEKIAKTVAVSFYLLSPCEAFWSDIYSDKESKKMQLYWKKQEASEAQQVALEELLRDKNPLLANFGRLGREMAIAIEDSNAQTVACYTLPACVRGFDCYEEKITPELLLHSPHKDCLSLLQAIQADMVLFRNPELSSPLALTENDSSIQIHAAPSLLREVQILHDNLIRTIYRASTEDPIFPNEWIVMAPDIRLYTPFIKMVFGHPNSPLAYQIMDAELPEQNLYIQSFLHLLKLSSSRWDTLTLLTLFDYLPFRNKWGLEFEDIDQIRMWIKETGIRWGMDVSHRKAVLKKEHCPQTLVDENPAGTWEHGFQMLLKGFVVGEDLTTFPVENTQGSLLGNWIYLVRSLYQDLKPLSDNSSRTIQEWGAYLQNLANFYLLPENSEHKDLLEILLKSFLKDFLPHHSFSFQTIRPLLVSLFKKETVSYSETSLRAVKFCSMLPMRAIPSKGIALMGLEEGAFPRFLPESSLHLLARHPLADYAPSQVDFDRYLFLETLISAREYLLLSYQAISPDGKEHPPSLLVQELLSYMDKSYRLGNSPPSKQCFIKHPFHAYACHYFTDPYSPISSFSQENYHAAKANLSAEKTPKHHFIPRFLSLPAPSINHEEEHLIEIKQLTALTRNPFEHYFNKKLGIYLEKEDARKIPSDDFFCLTSLFKASLKREALKFPLETLLLQNEVKGCLPSGYFKTLAVDLLKKEIEQTKTSLLNCGVNLEHIFQIELTEAVSQPTHIHPTCWLFPPLEFDYHSNKKIKIIGVIPEVTPQGLLAFIRDEKREVIKAWPAYLILNCLAKIHPNIFGTHLIFAKSGSIKTPFFEHPFSLLEQFLDYYFICQTHISPLLPQWIPEMVENPASCQTKIQKSLTGHFTLFNEYVDWITRGNNELDYSSLISEWREVATTYFSPIYSNWYSSKRKGESDV, from the coding sequence ATGTTTCATCAACCTGAACACCGCGTATTCTTTAGCAACCAAGCTGAGTTGCTTATTCATCCTTTGAAGCAACAATTAATCGAAGGGCAGCCTTTTTGCCAGCGCCTCATTATTGTGCCAAGCCCGGCTATGAAGTCGTGGATCATGTTTAAAATGGCAGAAGAATTTGGCATTGCCATGGGATTTGAGATCCTCTACTTAGATCAAGGGATACAACGTTTATACCACCTGCTTGCAAGCAATCAACCCCCTGCAAAGCATCCCTCTTCTTTTGAATTAACCTTAGCTCTAGAAGTTGAAATTCGGCAGGCGTTAATGAATTACTCCTCCTTGAGCTGTGAAGAAGTAAAACTTTGGAAACCCTTGTTTAACTACTTGAAATTTGATCCTTCTCTAAATTTTTTACCTCAAAAAGGGGAGAAAAGGCTTATCGCTTTAGTAGAAAAGCTAGCTAGCCTGTTTTTAGAATACGGCATATCGGGAGGAGAGGCTTTAGCGTTATGGGAGCAAGCCCCTTCTTCTTGCTGGCAAGCCTACTTATGGAAACGCCTATTTAAAGAAGGCAATTCCTACAATTGGACCTATCCTTATCAATTTCTCACCCGAGCTGCTATTCCAGAAGCACCCACCGACCAGTTACAAGTGCATCTATTTGCTATGAGCTATCTCCCCAGGTTATACCAAAATTTTTTTGAAAAAATCGCAAAAACCGTGGCTGTTTCATTTTATTTATTATCTCCTTGTGAAGCATTTTGGAGCGATATTTACTCTGATAAAGAAAGCAAAAAAATGCAGCTATATTGGAAAAAACAAGAAGCTTCTGAAGCCCAGCAAGTTGCTTTAGAAGAGCTTCTAAGAGATAAAAACCCTTTGCTAGCAAACTTTGGGCGTCTAGGTCGCGAGATGGCTATTGCTATTGAGGATTCTAATGCCCAGACAGTTGCATGTTATACTCTACCAGCGTGCGTGCGAGGCTTTGATTGTTACGAGGAAAAAATTACCCCTGAACTTCTTCTCCATTCTCCCCATAAGGATTGCTTAAGCCTGCTTCAGGCTATACAAGCCGACATGGTTCTTTTTAGAAATCCTGAGCTATCTTCTCCTTTAGCTTTAACTGAAAACGATTCCTCTATTCAAATCCATGCAGCTCCTTCTCTTTTGCGGGAAGTGCAAATTTTGCATGACAATTTAATTCGTACCATTTACCGCGCTTCGACAGAAGATCCCATTTTTCCTAATGAATGGATCGTCATGGCTCCCGATATCCGCTTATATACTCCTTTTATCAAAATGGTATTCGGTCATCCAAATAGCCCCCTTGCTTACCAAATTATGGATGCCGAGCTACCCGAACAAAATCTCTATATTCAAAGTTTTTTACATCTGCTTAAGTTATCCAGCTCGCGCTGGGATACCCTGACTTTATTAACCTTATTTGATTACCTCCCTTTTCGAAATAAGTGGGGGCTTGAATTTGAAGATATTGATCAAATTAGAATGTGGATTAAAGAAACCGGTATTCGATGGGGAATGGACGTTTCTCATCGAAAAGCAGTTTTAAAAAAGGAACACTGTCCTCAAACTCTCGTAGATGAAAATCCGGCGGGTACTTGGGAACATGGTTTCCAGATGCTTTTAAAAGGATTTGTTGTAGGCGAAGACCTTACAACTTTTCCTGTTGAAAATACGCAAGGCTCTCTTTTAGGAAATTGGATTTACCTTGTCCGCTCTCTCTACCAAGATTTAAAACCTCTCTCTGATAACTCCAGCCGCACAATTCAAGAATGGGGAGCTTACTTACAAAATCTAGCTAACTTTTACTTACTTCCAGAAAATTCCGAACACAAAGATTTACTCGAAATCCTGCTTAAAAGTTTTCTTAAAGATTTTCTCCCTCACCATTCCTTTTCTTTCCAAACAATTCGCCCCTTACTCGTCTCTTTATTCAAAAAAGAAACGGTTTCTTACTCAGAAACATCCTTACGAGCTGTTAAATTTTGCTCTATGCTTCCTATGAGAGCTATCCCTTCAAAAGGAATAGCTCTCATGGGCTTAGAAGAAGGGGCTTTTCCTCGCTTTTTGCCCGAATCTTCCCTCCATCTTTTAGCCCGCCACCCTTTGGCAGATTACGCCCCTTCGCAAGTAGATTTTGACAGATATTTATTTTTAGAAACCTTAATTTCTGCTAGAGAGTATCTTTTACTAAGCTACCAAGCAATTTCACCCGATGGAAAAGAACACCCTCCTTCTCTCCTTGTTCAAGAGCTGCTCAGTTATATGGATAAAAGTTATCGCTTAGGAAATAGCCCTCCATCTAAGCAATGTTTCATTAAACATCCTTTTCATGCCTATGCCTGCCATTACTTTACAGACCCTTATTCTCCTATTAGCAGTTTTTCTCAAGAAAATTATCATGCCGCTAAAGCAAACTTATCCGCAGAAAAAACCCCTAAACATCATTTTATTCCCAGGTTTCTTTCTTTACCTGCTCCCTCTATTAACCATGAAGAAGAACACCTAATTGAAATTAAACAGCTTACAGCCCTTACTCGCAATCCATTTGAACACTATTTCAACAAAAAATTAGGAATCTATTTAGAAAAAGAAGACGCGCGAAAAATTCCCAGCGATGACTTTTTTTGCCTGACCTCTCTTTTTAAAGCTTCTTTAAAAAGAGAAGCTCTAAAATTTCCCTTAGAAACGCTGCTTTTGCAAAATGAGGTAAAAGGATGCCTTCCTTCTGGTTATTTTAAAACACTTGCTGTGGATCTATTAAAAAAAGAAATTGAACAAACTAAAACATCCTTGCTGAATTGTGGTGTGAACTTAGAGCATATCTTTCAAATAGAGTTAACAGAGGCCGTTTCACAACCTACACACATTCATCCCACTTGCTGGCTTTTCCCTCCTTTGGAATTTGACTATCACTCAAATAAAAAAATTAAAATCATCGGAGTTATCCCAGAAGTCACCCCTCAAGGCCTTTTAGCTTTTATTCGAGATGAAAAAAGAGAAGTTATTAAAGCTTGGCCCGCCTATCTTATTTTGAATTGCTTAGCAAAAATCCATCCAAACATTTTTGGAACTCATCTCATTTTCGCAAAAAGCGGTAGCATTAAAACCCCCTTTTTTGAGCATCCCTTTTCTTTGTTGGAGCAATTTTTAGATTATTATTTTATCTGCCAGACCCATATTTCCCCTCTTCTTCCTCAATGGATACCTGAGATGGTTGAAAATCCCGCTTCGTGTCAAACAAAGATCCAAAAAAGCCTGACAGGCCATTTTACTCTTTTTAATGAATATGTCGATTGGATAACAAGAGGAAATAACGAACTGGACTACTCTTCCTTAATCTCAGAATGGCGAGAAGTGGCAACTACTTATTTTTCTCCTATTTACTCAAATTGGTACTCCTCAAAGCGGAAAGGAGAGAGCGATGTTTGA